The Rhodopseudomonas palustris genome window below encodes:
- a CDS encoding monovalent cation/H+ antiporter subunit D yields MSHLIIAPIVLPAVAAAFLVLVLRHDLASQRIVSAGATLALLAVAGWLYMSAADGAPASYQLGDWRAPFGIVLVLDRLAATMVLLTALLAVAVLIYALAGWDDRGRHFHPLFQFQLMGLNGAFLTGDVFNLFVFFEIMLIASYGLILHGGGARRLRSGFHYVAINLVGSTLFLFAVGLIYAVTGTLNMADLAARVTQIAPGDEAILRVGALLLLLVFALKAALVPLQWWLPSAYAAAPGPVAALFMMMTKVGAYSIVRVYTVVFGADAGPVADIAAPWVVPAALATLALGAVGVLASPTLLGLVCFSIVWSMGSLLLALGLFDASGLSAGLYYLLHSTLSGAALFLLADLVAAQRGRLADRLVPAPPLRHPNLLAGLFFVAAIAMTGMPPLSGFLGKLLILDASWRGPLAVTSWTILLGTSLLVIVGFARAGSTLFWKVADRPPQPVDPAPSIALPVAVIAGLLGATALLSVFAGPITRELAATAQQTLDINAYVRAVNPAALALSRSAPQ; encoded by the coding sequence ATGAGCCACCTGATCATCGCCCCGATCGTCCTGCCCGCGGTCGCCGCCGCCTTCCTGGTGCTGGTGCTGCGGCACGATCTGGCCAGCCAGCGCATCGTCTCGGCGGGCGCGACGCTGGCGCTGCTCGCGGTCGCCGGCTGGCTCTATATGTCGGCGGCCGACGGCGCGCCGGCCTCCTATCAGCTCGGCGACTGGCGCGCCCCGTTCGGCATCGTGCTGGTGCTCGATCGCCTCGCGGCCACGATGGTGCTGCTGACGGCGCTGCTGGCGGTCGCGGTGCTGATCTACGCGTTGGCCGGCTGGGACGATCGCGGCCGGCATTTCCATCCGCTGTTCCAGTTTCAACTGATGGGCCTCAACGGCGCCTTCCTCACCGGCGACGTGTTCAACCTGTTCGTGTTCTTCGAGATCATGCTGATCGCCTCCTACGGCCTGATCCTGCATGGCGGCGGCGCGCGACGGCTGCGCTCGGGCTTCCATTATGTCGCGATCAATCTGGTCGGCTCGACGCTGTTCCTGTTCGCCGTCGGGCTGATCTATGCGGTGACCGGCACGCTCAACATGGCGGACCTCGCCGCCAGGGTGACGCAGATCGCGCCCGGCGACGAAGCCATCCTGCGCGTCGGCGCGCTGCTGCTGCTGCTGGTGTTCGCGCTCAAGGCCGCCTTGGTGCCGCTGCAATGGTGGCTGCCCTCGGCCTATGCGGCGGCGCCGGGGCCGGTGGCGGCGCTGTTCATGATGATGACCAAGGTCGGCGCCTATTCGATCGTCCGGGTCTACACCGTGGTGTTCGGCGCCGATGCCGGGCCGGTGGCGGACATCGCCGCGCCCTGGGTGGTGCCCGCCGCGCTGGCGACGCTGGCGCTCGGCGCGGTCGGCGTGCTGGCGAGCCCGACCTTGCTGGGGCTGGTCTGCTTCTCGATCGTCTGGTCGATGGGCTCGCTGCTGCTGGCGCTCGGCCTGTTCGACGCGAGCGGCCTGTCCGCCGGGCTGTACTATCTGCTGCACAGCACGCTGAGCGGCGCGGCGCTGTTCCTGCTCGCCGATCTGGTCGCTGCGCAGCGCGGCCGCCTTGCCGACCGGCTGGTGCCGGCGCCGCCCCTTCGCCATCCCAACCTGCTCGCTGGCCTGTTCTTCGTCGCGGCGATCGCCATGACCGGAATGCCGCCGCTGTCCGGCTTTCTCGGCAAGCTGCTGATCCTCGACGCGAGCTGGCGCGGCCCGCTGGCGGTGACGAGCTGGACGATCCTGCTCGGCACCAGCCTTCTGGTGATCGTCGGCTTCGCCCGCGCCGGCAGCACGCTGTTCTGGAAGGTCGCCGACCGTCCGCCGCAGCCGGTTGACCCCGCGCCGTCGATCGCGCTGCCGGTCGCGGTGATCGCCGGACTGCTCGGCGCAACTGCGCTGCTGTCGGTGTTCGCCGGCCCGATCACCCGCGAACTGGCGGCGACGGCGCAGCAGACGCTCGATATCAATGCCTATGTCCGCGCCGTGAACCCGGCCGCCCTGGCGCTGTCGCGGAGCGCTCCGCAATGA
- a CDS encoding Na(+)/H(+) antiporter subunit C → MEILVASGIGVLTMVGLYLVLSRHAFPVIIGTTFLSYAVNLFLFAMGRLAIDKAPIITKGVTDYADPLPQALVLTAIVISFGMTALVVVLALRGFLETGTERVENGEPRRDAPKREATRR, encoded by the coding sequence ATGGAAATCCTGGTTGCGAGCGGCATCGGCGTATTGACCATGGTCGGCCTGTATCTGGTGCTGAGCCGGCACGCCTTTCCGGTGATCATCGGCACCACCTTCCTGTCCTATGCGGTGAACCTGTTCCTGTTCGCGATGGGGCGTCTTGCGATCGACAAGGCGCCGATCATCACCAAGGGCGTCACCGACTACGCCGATCCGCTGCCGCAGGCGCTGGTGCTGACCGCCATCGTGATCTCGTTCGGCATGACGGCGCTGGTGGTGGTGCTGGCGCTGCGCGGCTTCCTCGAGACCGGCACCGAGCGCGTCGAGAACGGCGAGCCGCGGCGCGACGCGCCCAAGCGCGAGGCGACGCGCCGATGA
- a CDS encoding monovalent cation/H+ antiporter subunit A produces MPLALIALIPLFGAVLPLVAIRSGRNACTFVTASVSLVSLVILLANAPAVFEGATIRSGTEWVPALGLSFRFFLDGLGLFFATLILAIGLLVIVYSRFYLGRDDPMGRFFAFLLLFQGAMLGIVISDNILLLVVFWELTSLSSFLLIGYWNHLPEGRQGARMALVVTGGGGLLLMGGMLLLGQAAGSYELTEILQRGDAIKASPLYVPILLLVLGAAFTKSAQFPFHFWLPHAMAAPTPVSAYLHSATMVKAGIFLLARLWPVLSGTEWWFAIVATTGLVTMLIGAWIALFKDDLKGILAHSTVSHLGLMTMLLGFGTRFAVIACMFHVLNHATFKAALFMSAGIVDHETGTRSLRKLGGLLRPMPISAVLALIAAASMAGVPLFNGFLSKEMMLEAAADTDVLGSVWLVPAAATLGALLSVAYSVRFAVSTYLGKPRAMLDATPHDPPFGMWAPVAALVIPVVAIGLAPQLLAGAVVERTAQAVVGAAPLDFQPLAIWHGLTLPLAMSGIALLGGLLLLIVHAPLETVRGWLPRPDAKAMFDTVMAAAVRSARWTIRRLHNESLPRYLMVITLTILAVGAVGFLGGRHEAGLRALLPVTLPAAVAWILLVTASVGVMMFHIHRLLTLILSSVVGLIVSLTFMQFSAPDLALTQISVEVVTVILLLLALNLLPKLTPPEPKFGRKLRNSLIAGCGGLSAAALAYAVMTRDFSSISAYHLAESKPGGGGTNVVNVILVDFRGFDTFGEIIVLCIAALVIYALLSNALEGAAARRLDSMRQHVDSADAHPLLLVVAARALLPLAITVGVYIFLRGHNQPGGGFIAGLVVATAIIMQFMASGYTWSAEQRRIDGHRLLGAGVLAAAATGIGAFLFGRPFLTSAFVYVPVPLIGNVELASAILFDIGVFLTVVGTVVLSLSQISRVERRAKRSPVPPGPSDIPILPRSPMRPRPAAPAAQEG; encoded by the coding sequence ATGCCGCTCGCACTGATTGCTCTGATACCACTGTTCGGCGCTGTCCTGCCCCTGGTTGCAATCCGGTCCGGGCGCAACGCCTGCACCTTCGTGACCGCTTCCGTCAGCCTGGTCTCGCTCGTGATCCTGCTCGCGAACGCGCCTGCGGTATTCGAGGGCGCGACGATCCGCTCAGGCACCGAATGGGTGCCGGCGCTCGGGCTGTCGTTCCGGTTCTTCCTCGACGGCCTCGGCCTGTTCTTCGCCACCCTGATCCTGGCGATCGGGCTGCTGGTGATCGTCTATTCCCGGTTCTATCTCGGCCGCGACGATCCGATGGGACGGTTCTTCGCGTTTCTGCTGCTGTTTCAGGGCGCGATGCTGGGCATCGTCATCAGCGACAATATCCTGCTGCTGGTGGTGTTCTGGGAATTGACCAGCCTCAGCTCGTTCCTGCTGATCGGCTACTGGAATCATCTGCCGGAAGGCCGCCAGGGCGCCCGGATGGCGCTGGTCGTCACCGGCGGCGGCGGGCTTTTGCTGATGGGCGGGATGCTGCTGCTCGGCCAGGCCGCCGGCTCCTATGAGCTGACCGAGATCCTGCAGCGAGGCGACGCGATCAAGGCGTCGCCGCTATACGTCCCGATCCTGCTGCTGGTGCTCGGCGCGGCATTCACCAAATCGGCGCAGTTTCCGTTTCACTTCTGGCTGCCGCACGCGATGGCGGCGCCGACACCGGTCTCGGCCTATCTGCACTCCGCCACCATGGTGAAGGCCGGCATCTTCCTGCTGGCGCGGCTGTGGCCGGTCTTGTCCGGCACCGAATGGTGGTTCGCGATCGTCGCCACCACCGGCCTGGTGACGATGCTGATCGGCGCCTGGATCGCGCTGTTCAAGGACGACCTCAAGGGCATCCTGGCGCACTCGACGGTGAGCCATCTCGGCCTGATGACGATGCTGCTCGGCTTCGGCACCCGCTTCGCCGTGATCGCCTGCATGTTTCACGTCCTCAACCACGCGACCTTCAAGGCCGCTCTGTTCATGAGCGCCGGCATCGTCGACCACGAGACCGGCACCCGCAGCCTGCGCAAGCTCGGCGGCCTGCTGCGGCCGATGCCGATCAGCGCCGTGCTGGCGCTGATCGCCGCGGCGTCGATGGCCGGCGTGCCGCTGTTCAACGGCTTCCTGTCCAAGGAAATGATGCTGGAGGCCGCGGCCGACACCGATGTGCTCGGCAGCGTCTGGCTGGTGCCGGCGGCGGCGACGCTCGGCGCGCTGCTGTCGGTGGCCTATTCGGTGCGGTTCGCGGTTTCGACCTATCTCGGAAAGCCCCGCGCCATGCTCGACGCCACGCCGCACGATCCGCCGTTCGGCATGTGGGCGCCGGTCGCGGCCCTGGTGATCCCGGTGGTGGCGATCGGGCTGGCGCCGCAGCTCCTCGCCGGCGCGGTGGTCGAGCGCACCGCGCAGGCCGTCGTCGGTGCCGCACCACTCGACTTTCAGCCGCTGGCGATCTGGCACGGCCTGACTTTGCCACTGGCGATGAGCGGCATCGCGTTGCTGGGCGGCCTGCTGCTGCTGATCGTCCACGCCCCGCTGGAGACCGTGCGCGGCTGGCTGCCGCGGCCCGACGCCAAGGCGATGTTCGACACGGTCATGGCGGCGGCGGTGCGCAGCGCGCGCTGGACCATCCGCCGGCTGCACAACGAATCGCTGCCGCGCTATCTGATGGTGATCACGCTGACGATCCTGGCGGTCGGCGCGGTCGGCTTCCTCGGCGGCCGGCACGAGGCCGGGCTGCGCGCGCTGCTGCCCGTCACCCTGCCGGCGGCGGTGGCGTGGATTCTGCTGGTCACCGCCAGCGTCGGGGTGATGATGTTCCACATCCACCGGCTGCTGACGCTGATCCTGAGCAGCGTCGTCGGGCTGATCGTGTCGCTCACCTTCATGCAGTTCTCGGCCCCGGATCTGGCGCTGACGCAGATCTCCGTCGAAGTCGTGACGGTGATCCTGCTGCTGCTGGCGCTCAACCTGCTGCCGAAGCTGACGCCGCCCGAGCCGAAATTCGGCCGCAAGCTGCGCAACAGCCTGATCGCCGGCTGCGGCGGGCTTTCGGCCGCGGCGCTGGCCTATGCGGTGATGACCCGCGACTTCAGTTCGATCTCGGCCTATCACCTCGCCGAATCCAAGCCCGGCGGCGGCGGCACCAATGTGGTCAACGTCATCCTGGTCGACTTCCGCGGCTTCGACACCTTCGGCGAGATCATCGTGCTGTGCATCGCCGCGCTGGTGATCTACGCGCTGCTGAGCAATGCGCTCGAAGGCGCGGCGGCGCGGCGGCTCGATTCGATGCGGCAGCACGTCGACTCCGCCGACGCGCATCCCTTGCTGCTGGTGGTCGCGGCGCGCGCGCTGCTGCCGCTGGCGATCACGGTCGGCGTCTACATCTTCCTGCGCGGCCACAACCAGCCCGGCGGCGGCTTCATCGCCGGCCTGGTGGTCGCCACCGCGATCATCATGCAGTTCATGGCGAGCGGCTACACCTGGTCGGCCGAGCAGCGTCGGATCGACGGCCACCGCCTGCTCGGCGCCGGGGTGCTGGCCGCCGCCGCCACCGGCATCGGCGCGTTCCTGTTCGGGCGGCCGTTCCTCACCAGCGCCTTCGTCTACGTGCCGGTGCCGCTGATCGGGAACGTCGAACTTGCGAGCGCGATCCTGTTCGACATCGGCGTCTTCCTCACCGTGGTCGGCACGGTGGTGCTGTCGCTGTCGCAGATCTCGCGGGTCGAGCGCCGCGCCAAGCGGTCGCCGGTGCCGCCCGGCCCGTCCGACATCCCGATCCTGCCCCGCTCCCCGATGCGGCCGCGGCCCGCAGCTCCCGCGGCTCAGGAGGGCTGA
- a CDS encoding aspartate dehydrogenase, whose translation MRSSRAPQRVAIAGLGAIGKAIARELDRGLDGLTLGAVASGDPEKHRDFLGGLRAPPQVVPLDQLHAHADLVIEAAPAKLLRAIVEPFVSRGKTAIVLSAAALLQNEDLIDLAKANGGQIIVPTGALIGLDAVTAAAVGTIHSVRMITRKPVDGLRGAPFIVDNGIDIDGLGEPLKLFEGTAREAGKGFPANLNVAVALSLAGIGPDRTMVEIWADPGVTRNTHRIEVDSDSARFSMTIENVPSDNPRTGLITPLSVIALLRKQSAALRVGT comes from the coding sequence ATGCGCAGCAGCCGGGCCCCGCAGCGCGTCGCCATTGCCGGGCTCGGCGCCATCGGCAAGGCGATCGCGCGTGAACTCGATCGCGGGCTCGACGGGCTGACGCTCGGCGCCGTCGCCAGCGGCGACCCGGAGAAGCATCGCGATTTCCTGGGGGGCCTGCGGGCGCCGCCGCAGGTCGTGCCGCTCGATCAGCTGCACGCTCATGCCGATCTGGTGATCGAGGCGGCCCCCGCCAAATTGCTGCGCGCGATCGTCGAGCCGTTCGTCAGCCGCGGCAAGACCGCGATCGTGCTCAGCGCCGCGGCGCTGCTGCAGAACGAGGACCTGATTGATCTGGCGAAGGCGAACGGCGGCCAGATCATCGTGCCGACCGGCGCGCTGATCGGGCTCGATGCCGTCACCGCCGCCGCGGTCGGGACGATTCATTCGGTGCGGATGATCACCCGCAAGCCGGTCGACGGACTGCGCGGCGCGCCGTTCATCGTCGACAACGGCATCGACATCGACGGGTTGGGCGAGCCGCTGAAGCTGTTCGAAGGCACCGCGCGCGAAGCCGGCAAGGGCTTTCCGGCCAATCTCAACGTCGCGGTCGCGCTGTCGCTGGCCGGTATCGGGCCGGACCGCACCATGGTGGAGATCTGGGCCGATCCCGGCGTCACCCGCAACACCCACCGCATCGAGGTCGATTCGGATTCGGCGCGGTTCTCGATGACGATCGAGAACGTGCCCTCCGACAATCCCCGCACCGGCCTGATCACGCCGCTGTCGGTGATCGCGCTGCTGCGCAAGCAGTCCGCCGCGCTGCGCGTCGGCACCTGA
- a CDS encoding ABC transporter ATP-binding protein, protein MASELILEAKGLDAGYGEIQVLWGIDLAVRRGEITALIGSNGAGKTTLMRALSGLIPVRAGRYLSEGEDITGSTAAQILTHGIVHVPEGRRLFGAMSVEENLLMGAYLRSAGRAEIKRDLDQVYGTFPKLRERRNQQAATLSGGEQQMCAIGRGLMSAPKLLMIDELSLGLSPLLVEQLVDALRVLNAGGTSILLVEQDVTIALDLCHRAFVMDMGRIVREGSGEDLLADPIVRDAYLGVLQD, encoded by the coding sequence ATGGCTAGCGAACTGATCCTCGAAGCCAAAGGCCTCGACGCCGGCTACGGCGAAATCCAGGTGCTGTGGGGCATCGACCTCGCGGTGCGCCGCGGCGAGATCACCGCGCTGATCGGCTCCAACGGCGCCGGCAAGACCACGCTGATGCGCGCGCTATCCGGGCTGATCCCGGTCCGCGCCGGCCGATATCTCTCCGAGGGAGAGGACATCACCGGGAGCACGGCCGCGCAGATCCTGACCCACGGCATCGTCCACGTCCCGGAAGGCCGCCGGCTGTTCGGCGCGATGAGCGTCGAAGAGAATCTGCTGATGGGCGCTTACTTGCGCAGCGCCGGCCGCGCCGAGATCAAGCGCGACCTCGATCAGGTCTATGGCACGTTTCCGAAACTGCGCGAGCGCCGCAATCAGCAGGCCGCGACGCTGTCCGGCGGCGAACAGCAGATGTGCGCGATCGGCCGCGGCCTGATGAGCGCGCCGAAGCTGCTGATGATCGACGAATTGTCGCTCGGCCTGTCGCCGCTCCTGGTCGAGCAACTGGTCGATGCGCTGCGGGTGCTGAACGCCGGCGGCACCTCGATCCTTCTGGTCGAGCAGGACGTCACCATCGCGCTCGACCTCTGCCACCGCGCCTTCGTCATGGATATGGGCCGGATCGTGCGCGAGGGCTCGGGCGAGGATCTGCTCGCCGACCCGATCGTGCGCGACGCCTATCTGGGCGTGCTGCAGGACTGA
- a CDS encoding ABC transporter ATP-binding protein, with amino-acid sequence MSELLQLTGVSRHFSGLQALRDVSLSVSGGEVLGLIGPNGAGKTTLVNTICGVTPANSGTVSFDGRDITKIKTYQAARLGLARTFQIVQPFAEFSALDNVAAAALFSQPGASLKSAREAAREHLAFVGLEPQADQSAATLTLAMRKRLELAKALAMKPKLLFLDEVNAGLNSAEVERATKLIHQLAANGITIVMIEHLMKVVLNVCTRIVVLHNGQLIADGAPREVISNPAVVEAYLGQQYAKRTARHG; translated from the coding sequence ATGTCTGAGCTGCTGCAACTCACCGGCGTCTCCCGGCACTTCTCCGGCCTGCAGGCGCTGCGCGACGTCTCGCTGTCGGTGTCGGGCGGCGAGGTGCTCGGCCTGATCGGGCCGAACGGCGCCGGCAAGACCACGCTGGTCAACACCATCTGCGGCGTCACGCCGGCGAATTCCGGCACCGTCAGCTTCGACGGCAGGGACATCACGAAGATCAAGACCTACCAGGCGGCCCGGCTCGGGCTCGCCCGCACCTTCCAGATCGTGCAGCCCTTCGCCGAATTCTCCGCGCTCGACAACGTCGCCGCCGCGGCGCTGTTCTCGCAGCCGGGCGCCAGCTTGAAATCGGCCCGCGAGGCGGCGCGCGAGCATCTGGCTTTCGTCGGGCTGGAGCCGCAGGCCGATCAGTCCGCCGCCACCCTGACGCTGGCGATGCGCAAGCGTCTGGAACTGGCCAAAGCGCTGGCGATGAAGCCGAAGCTGCTGTTTCTCGACGAGGTCAATGCCGGCCTCAACAGCGCCGAGGTCGAACGCGCCACCAAACTGATCCATCAGCTCGCCGCGAACGGCATCACCATCGTGATGATCGAACATCTGATGAAGGTGGTGCTGAACGTCTGCACCCGCATCGTCGTGCTGCACAACGGCCAGCTCATCGCCGACGGCGCGCCGCGCGAGGTGATCAGCAATCCCGCCGTGGTCGAGGCCTATCTCGGGCAGCAATACGCCAAACGGACCGCCCGCCATGGCTAG
- a CDS encoding branched-chain amino acid ABC transporter permease, translated as MSRSNIALLVLIACVAALPLFGGAYALRLGTIACMYAVLALSWNVVGGFAGYPSFATAAFFGFGAYCGGVLMGKGFPLWAAAAVAGLLALVSAVALGAVLLRLRGHYFAIASLSLAEVLREVVNNATDLTGGGMGLNIPLASGAGVMAEATFFFYAMWGVMLITALMVIVVANSKLGFALNCIRQNETASSMVGLNTTLAKSIAFGLSACFVSVAGGIYAAWVHYIDPSDVFDILYSVKPIVMALMGGLGSPLGVACGAFMYLGLEEVVWRNYTHIHTGVLGVLIVMLLLFLPHGLSSLRFDRLWRRTKHV; from the coding sequence ATGAGCCGCAGCAATATCGCCCTTCTGGTTCTCATCGCCTGCGTCGCGGCTCTGCCGCTGTTCGGCGGCGCCTATGCGCTGCGGCTCGGCACCATCGCCTGCATGTATGCGGTGCTGGCGCTGTCGTGGAACGTGGTCGGCGGCTTCGCCGGCTATCCGTCGTTCGCCACCGCGGCGTTCTTCGGCTTCGGCGCCTATTGCGGCGGCGTGCTGATGGGCAAGGGCTTCCCGCTGTGGGCGGCGGCGGCGGTCGCAGGTCTGCTGGCGCTGGTCTCCGCGGTGGCGCTCGGCGCGGTGCTGCTGCGGCTGCGCGGGCATTATTTCGCGATCGCCAGCCTGTCGCTCGCCGAGGTGCTGCGCGAGGTCGTCAACAACGCCACCGACCTCACCGGCGGCGGCATGGGGCTCAACATCCCGCTCGCCTCCGGCGCCGGCGTGATGGCGGAGGCGACGTTCTTCTTCTACGCGATGTGGGGCGTGATGCTGATCACCGCGCTGATGGTGATCGTGGTGGCGAACTCCAAGCTCGGCTTCGCGCTGAACTGCATCCGCCAGAACGAGACCGCCTCCAGCATGGTCGGCCTCAACACCACGCTGGCCAAGAGCATCGCGTTCGGCCTGTCGGCCTGCTTCGTCAGCGTCGCCGGCGGCATCTACGCCGCCTGGGTGCACTACATCGATCCGTCCGACGTGTTCGACATCCTGTATTCGGTCAAGCCGATCGTGATGGCGCTGATGGGCGGGCTCGGCTCGCCGCTCGGCGTCGCCTGCGGCGCCTTCATGTATCTCGGCCTCGAGGAAGTGGTGTGGCGCAACTACACCCACATCCACACCGGCGTGCTCGGCGTGCTGATCGTGATGCTGCTGCTGTTCCTGCCGCACGGCCTGAGCTCGCTGCGGTTCGACCGGCTGTGGCGGAGGACGAAGCATGTCTGA
- a CDS encoding branched-chain amino acid ABC transporter permease — translation MQAVQILINALVLGSLYACIAIGFSLVWGVLNVINLIHGSFIVLGAYLAFGLYQSLHLSPWYAIVVAAPVFFVFGYIVQRLILNRVITAPVLVTLTLTFGLDLILNNAMIYFFTADYRRLTLIPPLGSVSFEGVVVPVDRLIATATALALTGLLYLLLRRSRVGRAIVAVRLDRDAAVLMGVHVPSIYAVAFGLGAALAGCAGVLMALIFPISPLTSTAYLGKAFVVCVLGGLGSVSGALAGGMLLALVESVGSAFFGPAHATTLSFLLLIIFLILRPQGLVGRKGFE, via the coding sequence ATGCAAGCCGTCCAGATCCTGATCAACGCGCTGGTGCTGGGCAGTCTTTACGCCTGCATCGCGATCGGGTTTTCGCTGGTGTGGGGCGTGCTCAACGTCATCAACCTGATCCACGGTTCGTTCATCGTGCTCGGCGCCTATCTGGCCTTCGGCCTGTACCAGTCGCTGCATCTGTCGCCGTGGTACGCGATCGTGGTCGCCGCGCCCGTGTTCTTCGTGTTCGGCTACATCGTGCAGCGGCTGATCCTCAACCGGGTCATCACCGCGCCGGTGCTGGTGACGCTGACGCTGACCTTCGGGCTCGATCTGATCCTGAACAACGCGATGATCTATTTCTTCACCGCCGACTATCGCCGCCTGACGCTGATCCCGCCGCTCGGCTCGGTATCGTTCGAGGGCGTGGTGGTGCCGGTCGACCGGCTGATCGCGACCGCGACCGCGCTGGCGCTGACCGGCCTGCTGTATCTGCTGCTGCGCCGCTCCAGGGTCGGCCGCGCCATCGTCGCGGTGCGGCTCGATCGCGACGCCGCGGTGCTGATGGGCGTCCATGTGCCCTCGATCTACGCGGTCGCGTTCGGTCTCGGCGCGGCGCTGGCCGGCTGCGCCGGCGTGCTGATGGCGCTGATCTTCCCGATCTCGCCGCTGACCTCGACGGCCTATCTCGGCAAGGCCTTCGTGGTCTGCGTGCTCGGCGGGCTCGGCAGCGTGTCCGGCGCGCTGGCCGGCGGCATGCTGCTGGCGCTGGTCGAAAGCGTCGGCTCCGCCTTCTTCGGCCCGGCGCACGCCACCACGCTGTCGTTCCTGCTGTTGATCATCTTCCTGATCCTGCGCCCGCAGGGCCTGGTCGGCCGAAAGGGCTTCGAATGA
- a CDS encoding amino acid ABC transporter substrate-binding protein produces MLHSWVARCVRLSIPLGIAALASGTQISAASADDVIKIGAPLPITGPLAPEAIKQQQGYNLWAEQANKAGGISVGGKKYKVEIVYTDYQSNTPRAVQATEQLITQNNVNFVFSPFGSGAAKAASTVSEKHKVPTLAATASSSQVYDQGYKYLFGTFTPNDTLTTPLTEMIKAKVPEVKKVAILARNDLFPLAIAQEMEKSAKANGFEVVYFEKYAIGTLDHSATLSSIKAQSPQWIFVTGYTNDLLLVRKQMIDQQMKAPVVSMIAGPAYQEFIDALAKGAENVSSAAWWHPAARYDGKDIFGSTANFVKLFKDKYNAEPDYAHASAALCGALFQIAIEKAGSVDRDKVRDELAKMDVVTFFGPVKFGANGQINSLDPPVFQIQGGKPVVLFPQAIKQGDLKIGLE; encoded by the coding sequence ATGCTTCACTCGTGGGTTGCTCGCTGCGTACGCCTCTCGATCCCGCTCGGCATCGCCGCGCTGGCATCCGGAACCCAGATTTCCGCAGCGTCGGCCGACGACGTCATCAAGATCGGCGCGCCGCTGCCGATCACCGGCCCGCTGGCGCCGGAAGCCATCAAGCAGCAGCAAGGCTACAATCTGTGGGCCGAGCAGGCCAACAAGGCCGGCGGCATTTCGGTCGGCGGCAAGAAGTACAAGGTCGAGATCGTCTACACCGACTACCAGTCGAACACGCCGCGCGCCGTGCAGGCGACCGAGCAGCTCATCACCCAGAACAACGTCAACTTCGTGTTCTCGCCGTTCGGCTCCGGAGCCGCCAAGGCGGCCAGCACGGTGTCGGAAAAGCACAAGGTGCCGACGCTGGCGGCGACCGCCTCGTCGTCCCAGGTCTACGACCAGGGCTACAAATATCTGTTCGGCACATTCACCCCGAACGACACCCTGACGACGCCGCTGACCGAAATGATCAAGGCCAAGGTGCCGGAGGTCAAGAAGGTCGCGATCCTCGCCCGCAACGATCTGTTCCCGCTGGCGATCGCGCAGGAGATGGAGAAGTCGGCCAAGGCCAACGGCTTCGAGGTGGTGTATTTCGAGAAATACGCGATCGGGACGCTCGACCATTCCGCCACGCTGTCGTCGATCAAGGCGCAGTCGCCGCAATGGATCTTCGTCACCGGCTACACCAACGACCTGCTGCTGGTGCGCAAGCAGATGATCGACCAGCAGATGAAGGCCCCGGTGGTCTCGATGATCGCCGGTCCGGCCTATCAGGAGTTCATCGACGCGCTCGCCAAGGGCGCCGAGAACGTCTCGAGCGCCGCCTGGTGGCATCCGGCCGCGCGCTATGACGGCAAGGACATCTTCGGCTCCACCGCCAATTTCGTGAAGCTGTTCAAGGACAAGTACAACGCCGAACCGGACTACGCGCACGCCTCGGCGGCGCTGTGCGGCGCGCTGTTCCAGATCGCGATCGAGAAGGCCGGTTCGGTCGACCGCGACAAGGTGCGCGACGAACTCGCCAAGATGGACGTCGTCACCTTCTTCGGCCCGGTCAAGTTCGGCGCCAACGGCCAGATCAACTCGCTCGACCCGCCGGTCTTCCAGATCCAGGGCGGCAAGCCGGTGGTGCTGTTCCCGCAGGCGATCAAGCAGGGCGACCTGAAGATCGGTCTCGAGTAA